From Dehalococcoidales bacterium:
GGCAGGGCGACAGGTACACCGAGTTCTATATCATGGGGCCGGAGGCCGATGCCGCAGAGTACACGTACGAGACCACGGCAGGGCAACCGGTATACCTTACAATGGTTATCGTCAACCACGAACATGAACCACTGGGCTACCGCGTGGAGATAGTGAGTGGCGGTGACTCAATTCACAGCCTTACCACAGGAACCCTTGACCACAACGAAGAATGGCGGAGCAGAGTTGACTTCGTGCTCGGCGTATCCGGCGAGAACCGGAAGGTCGATCTCTACCTGTACAGCGATAACTCGTCCGAACCGTACTTCGATGAACCGCTTCATATCTATATAGACATCCGCTAACCCTCATGTCGAACGGTGTGACCCCCGCACCGAACCCGGATTTACCACATGAGCATGAGTTCTCCGGCTCACAATTACCAATTTGGCTCACCACCATGAACCTTCTATGTCTTACCGATGACCCCGCCTGATGCCAGAATAGGTCTGTGAGATTATTAGACTGGCCCAGGAACGGGGGTAATTAAGATTATGATGCAATTCCAGGAATCGCGCCAGATATCTACCACGGTCATCGTGCCCGCATATAACGAAGAGGACGGGCTGCCGGTGACGCTGGACAAGCTCCAGAAGGTCCTGGACGACAGCTACGAGGTCATCGTCGTTGACGACGGCTCGACCGACCGGACCCCGGAAATAGCCCGCCGGTTTTCCTGCCGGTTTGTCAGGCACGAAGTGAACCAGGGAAAGGGGGAGGCCCTCAGGACCGGGATAAGGCACGCCCGTGGCCACAACGTCATCTGGATCGATGCCGATGACACCTATCCCGTGGAGACCATTCCCAGGATGGTCGAAGCCCTCAATGAGTATGACGTGGTGGTTGGCTCACGCGCCTGGGGGA
This genomic window contains:
- a CDS encoding DUF1616 domain-containing protein encodes the protein MTTPGQGDRYTEFYIMGPEADAAEYTYETTAGQPVYLTMVIVNHEHEPLGYRVEIVSGGDSIHSLTTGTLDHNEEWRSRVDFVLGVSGENRKVDLYLYSDNSSEPYFDEPLHIYIDIR
- a CDS encoding glycosyltransferase family 2 protein produces the protein MMQFQESRQISTTVIVPAYNEEDGLPVTLDKLQKVLDDSYEVIVVDDGSTDRTPEIARRFSCRFVRHEVNQGKGEALRTGIRHARGHNVIWIDADDTYPVETIPRMVEALNEYDVVVGSRAWGNENIPRFNRLGNWIFRTMIKGFYGFQAHDPCTGLYGARKVYLELMDLSSKRFAIEPEISIKSSRMKLKTLDIPLRYRPRIGDTKLNAIQVGYEDLKTILGLVFWRGKTESPEQTASVGVK